A genomic stretch from Pomacea canaliculata isolate SZHN2017 linkage group LG2, ASM307304v1, whole genome shotgun sequence includes:
- the LOC112555200 gene encoding immunoglobulin superfamily DCC subclass member 4-like, translating into MAAASCGLIICLCAFTVLLTGHSFAKEEAGLFPDCCYGSNPDILDAGIGIIGEPKTVVVTRRSSLTLDCPVAAEKEFGSLSFSWQLNGVAIKSRTPKARVYMHRNGTLHVRKVMHRMKDGNLVSDEGLYECFVTNSVGTVLAQLVKVVVASVAKTFIREPQDQVVPVGGLGYFQCYIDATPSDMLVVWHKDGNILEQTAVKYFIEVKTCSRHFVLGGVLQIHNVIPSDAGHYRCQVTNKAFFDFVTDEDYEPPQWRISREGVLTVTEETTSHSPIFLAKPQNITEVAHGHPAILECVIGGSSVRWKRNLRPSQDLWETIWPSANFTVLPGGSLQIHRVSTADQGIYTCFDVDGKVSASGELRILEEPVIQEGFQSRGYPLASMIRLDCVVSGQPKPKVRWLRNGTDVVEKSFRVEFLGDALVIYHSNVKDSGYYQCLAENKAGWALTTARIAVRVVNDAPPAPFNVTGEATLDTSITLSWDIEKPAGQLIGFTIHHQRSDGVGGEEVQVVVGNYRKTTLYELEPDTEYNIFVRAYNNFGASLNSPSVSVRTHINAHPSPMLSAAGSTSILVTWSDFHARYRKLFLIEKYRIYYGPTDSEHKQHQDVSGELDQYILKDLDENREYRIRMTAVFKEGVPRLSETNWHWQNFRTGKSPSNDIKTIENTGGSGTGLNNSVTNAVSAPVSSNFTTPLTMVIAAPVNLYAFPLKPDAITLQWDYPSKSHSGDSMLSPITHFGVRCQAIDSTMASLCSDTSKAVLYKTSHSNTVVLEDLQPFTLYNISVSAYNGDQQGPYSRPIYVQTKEDVPSKPENLHAKIVAEGEVQLFWQSPIFPNGQIQGHYIIYSNNNNNYFLDANNDGKYRKIQYSSWTHIYQQGNSTWAHVSNLTQQIYFFQVKACTAAGTGAPSTLLMVNMADSMPQRLLSDQHLGILGGSAIGLTSILITVVVISCRQRQLRRQLERQAALTQRASPSDHTQRPLALLGFQQMPTVARTEELENLLPLAAVTQATDTSALTAIITGSDCDSGDSGCSSGHPNTFDDLDNDSKRPHRPPDQEPTDGDVITVSSSEEFVHRAPETSHTQYTLSGLSETLC; encoded by the exons AAGAGGCGGGGCTGTTTCCAGACTGTTGCTATGGGAGCAACCCAGATATTTTGGATGCTGGAATTGGAATTATAGGAGAACCAAAGACTGTGGTTGTCACCCGAAGATCATCACTCACACTAGACTGCCCTGTGGCAGCTGAAAAAGAATTTGGCAGTCTGAGTTTTTCTTGGCAGCTAAATGGTGTGGCCATAAAGTCAAG AACACCCAAGGCAAGAGTATATATGCACAGAAATGGCACACTTCATGTCAGAAAAGTGATGCATCGGATGAAAGATGGAAATCTGGTCTCTGATGAGGGATTGTATGAATGCTTTGTCACCAACAGTGTTGGCACTGTCTTGGCACAACTAGTTAAAGTTGTTGTTGCAA gTGTTGCCAAAACATTCATCCGTGAACCTCAAGATCAAGTGGTGCCTGTGGGAGGGTTAGGCTATTTTCAGTGCTACATTGATGCTACTCCTAGTGACATGCTCGTTGTTTGGCACAAGGATGGAAACATATTAGAGCAGACAGCAG TCAAATACTTTATTGAAGTCAAGACATG CTCTAGACATTTTGTGCTTGGTGGAGTACTTCAAATCCACAATGTCATCCCCAGTGATGCTGGTCATTATCGATGTCAAGTGACCAACAAggctttctttgattttgttacGGATGAAGATTATGAACCACCTCAGTGGCGAATCAGCCGTGAGGGAGTGCTCACAGTCACAGAAG AAACTACTTCACACTCACCTATTTTTCTCGCAAAACCCCAAAATATCACTGAGGTTGCCCATGGTCATCCGGCCATTTTGGAGTGTGTTATTGGGGGTTCTAGTGTGAGATGGAAAAGAAACT TGAGGCCATCACAAGATCTCTGGGAAACTATATGGCCCTCAGCGAATTTCACAGTCCTCCCCGGAGGTAGCTTACAAATTCATCGTGTTTCCACTGCTGACCAGGGTATCTACACTTGTTTTGATGTAGATGGCAAGGTTTCAGCCTCAGGAGAACTGCGTATTCTTG AGGAACCTGTTATTCAGGAAGGTTTCCAGAGCCGGGGTTACCCTCTAGCCAGCATGATACGCCTGGACTGCGTAGTTAGTGGACAGCCAAAGCCTAAAGTTCGGTGGCTGAGGAATGGAACAGATGTTGTAGAGAAGTCGTTCCGAGTGGAG tttcttggtgaTGCATTGGTGATTTACCACAGCAATGTAAAGGACTCTGGATATTATCAGTGTCTAGCTGAGAACAAGGCTGGCTGGGCTTTGACAACTGCACGCATTGCTGTTCGAGTTGTCA ATGATGCTCCACCAGCACCCTTTAATGTGACTGGGGAAGCTACTCTAGATACCAGCATCACGCTTTCATGGGATATAGAGAAACCTGCTGGGCAGCTCATTGGATTCACCATCCACCATCAAAGGTCTGATG GTGTGGGTGGGGAAGAGGTACAGGTTGTTGTTGGAAATTACAGAAAGACAACCCTGTATGAGCTTGAACCTGACACTGAGTACAATATCTTTGTGAGGGCTTACAACAACTTTGGCGCAAGCCTCAACTCCCCTTCTGTTTCAGTTCGTACTCATATAAATG caCATCCTTCACCCATGCTAAGTGCCGCTGGAAGCACGTCCATTTTAGTTACTTGGTCAGATTTCCATGCTCGCTACAGAAAACTTTTTCTTATCGAAAAATATCGGATCTATTACGGGCCAACAGATTCTGAGCACAAACAGCACCAAGATGTGTCAGGAGAGCTGGACCAGTATATTCTGAAAG ATCTAGATGAGAACAGAGAATATCGCATAAGGATGACAGCTGTTTTTAAGGAAGGTGTGCCAAGGCTTTCAGAAACCAACTGGCACTGGCAGAATTTTCGCACTG gcAAGTCTCCATCAAATGATATAAAAACCATTGAAAATACAGGAGGCAGTGGTACTGGACTGAACAATTCAGTGACTAATGCTGTGTCGGCACCTGTGTCTTCAAACTTCACCACTCCACTAACAATGGTTATTGCTGCTCCCGTCAATCTCTACGCCTTCCCCCTTAAACCAGATGCTATAACCCTTCAGTGGGACTACCCATCAAAGAGTCACTCAGGGGATAGCATGCTGTCTCCCATCACACACTTTGGTGTTCGTTGTCAGGCCATTGACTCCACCATGGCCAGCTTGTGCTCAGACACTTCCAAGGCAGTTCTGTACAAGACCAG CCACAGCAACACAGTGGTGCTGGAAGACCTCCAGCCATTTACACTGTACAACATCTCTGTGTCAGCATACAATGGAGATCAACAGGGCCCTTACAGTCGACCCATCTATGTGCAGACCAAGGAGGATG TGCCTTCTAAGCCTGAGAATCTTCACGCCAAAATTGTAGCAGAAGGTGAAGTACAACTATTCTGGCAGTCTCCCATCTTTCCAAATGGTCAGATCCAAGGGCATTATATTatctacagcaacaacaacaacaactactttTTGGATGCCAACAATGATGGCAAATATCGCAAGATACAGTACAGCTCATGGACACACATCTACCAACAGG GCAATAGCACCTGGGCCCATGTCAGTAACTTGACCCAGCAGATTTACTTCTTCCAAGTGAAGGCGTGCACGGCGGCTGGTACAGGAGCACCCTCTACACTTCTGATGGTTAATATGGCAG ATTCTATGCCACAGCGCCTGCTGAGTGACCAGCATTTGGGTATTCTGGGTGGCTCGGCCATTGGGTTGACCAGCATCCTCATTACGGTCGTAGTCATCTCATGCCGACAACG GCAGCTCCGTCGTCAGCTGGAGAGGCAGGCAGCGCTGACACAAAGAGCATCGCCTTCGGACCACACCCAGCGACCTTTAGCCTTGCTTGGCTTTCAACAGATGCCTACCGTTGCCAGG ACAGAGGAGCTGGAGAACCTGCTACCCCTCGCTGCTGTGACCCAGGCGACAGATACATCCGCTCTCACTGCCATCATCACCGGCTCCGACTGTGACAGTGGCGACAGCGGCTGTTCGTCCGGCCATCCGAACACCTTCGACGACCTTGACAACGACAGCAAGCGCCCGCACCGACCGCCGGACCAAGAGCCGACCGATGGTGACGTTATTACCGTGTCTTCGTCGGAGGAATTCGTACACAGGGCCCCCGAGACTAGCCACACGCAGTACACACTCTCGGGGTTGTCGGAAACTCTCTGCTGA